A part of Brachybacterium faecium DSM 4810 genomic DNA contains:
- a CDS encoding aconitase (PFAM: Aconitase family (aconitate hydratase); Aconitase C-terminal domain~TIGRFAM: aconitate hydratase 1), with protein sequence MSTVDSFAAKQDLTVGGTDYEIYALDAVEGAEKLPYSLKILLENLLRTEDGANITAEHVRALAGWEPSADPSVEIQFTPARVIMQDFTGVPCVVDLATMREAMQELGGDPEKINPLAPAEMVIDHSVMIDVAGRLDALEKNMELEYERNRERYQFLRWGQTAFDDFKVVPPGTGIVHQVNIEYLARTVMTREVDGVLRAYPDSCVGTDSHTTMVNGLGVLGWGVGGIEAEAAMLGQPVSMLIPRVVGFKLTGEIPPAATATDVVLTITEMLREHGVVGKFVEFYGAGVAEVPLANRATIGNMSPEFGSTAAMFPIDEVTVDYMRLTGRSEEQLALVEAYAKRQGLWHDPSVEPAYSEYLELDLSTVVPSIAGPKRPQDRIVLSAAKESFREVLPAYATAHESSENGADTAGSFPASDPAAQDSDNESGGRAPAHEHVAGRASSPVQVKGKDFSIDHGIVSIASITSCTNTSNPSVMMAAGLLAQNAVDRGLVAKPWVKTSMAPGSQVVTNYYTKAGLWPALESLGFHLVGYGCTTCIGNSGPLDSEISDAIAEKDLAVTAVLSGNRNFEGRINPDVKMNYLASPPLVIAYALAGTMDFDFENDPLGQDKDGDDVFLRDIWPNPTEVEKVIAESISQEMFTDDYKDVFTGDERWRNLDTPEGATFAWDGESTYVRKPPYFEGMELQPEPVEDISGARVLVKVGDSTTTDHISPAGAIKLDSPAGRYLQEHGVARKDFNSYGSRRGNHEIMIRGTFANIRIRNQLLDGVEGGYTKNFLTGEQEFIYDAAQAYAEKDIPLVVLAGKEYGTGSSRDWAAKGTKLLGVQVVIAESFERIHRSNLIGMGVLPLQFPEGQNAESLGLDGTETFSVTGVTAMNEGTTPKTVEVVATREDGTEVRFDAVVRIDTPGEAEYFRNGGILQYVLRSLVAA encoded by the coding sequence ATGAGCACCGTCGACTCATTCGCCGCGAAACAGGATCTCACCGTCGGTGGGACCGACTACGAGATCTACGCGCTCGATGCCGTGGAGGGCGCCGAGAAGCTTCCCTACAGCCTCAAGATCCTGCTCGAGAACCTGCTGCGCACCGAGGACGGTGCGAACATCACCGCGGAGCACGTGCGCGCCCTGGCGGGTTGGGAGCCCTCGGCCGATCCCTCGGTCGAGATCCAGTTCACCCCGGCCCGCGTGATCATGCAGGACTTCACCGGCGTGCCCTGCGTCGTGGATCTCGCCACCATGCGCGAGGCCATGCAGGAGCTCGGCGGCGATCCCGAGAAGATCAACCCGCTGGCCCCGGCCGAGATGGTCATCGACCACTCCGTCATGATCGACGTGGCCGGCCGTCTCGACGCGCTCGAGAAGAACATGGAGCTCGAGTACGAGCGCAACCGCGAGCGCTACCAGTTCCTGCGCTGGGGTCAGACCGCCTTCGACGACTTCAAGGTCGTCCCCCCGGGCACCGGCATCGTGCACCAGGTCAACATCGAGTACCTGGCCCGCACCGTCATGACCCGTGAGGTGGACGGCGTGCTGCGCGCCTACCCCGACTCCTGCGTCGGCACCGACTCGCACACCACGATGGTCAACGGCCTGGGCGTGCTGGGCTGGGGCGTCGGCGGCATCGAGGCCGAGGCCGCGATGCTCGGCCAGCCGGTCTCCATGCTCATCCCGCGTGTGGTCGGCTTCAAGCTCACCGGCGAGATCCCGCCGGCCGCGACCGCCACCGACGTGGTGCTCACCATCACCGAGATGCTCCGCGAGCACGGTGTGGTCGGCAAGTTCGTCGAGTTCTACGGCGCGGGCGTGGCCGAGGTCCCGCTCGCCAACCGCGCGACCATCGGCAACATGAGCCCCGAGTTCGGCTCGACCGCCGCCATGTTCCCGATCGACGAGGTGACGGTCGACTACATGCGCCTGACCGGCCGCTCCGAGGAGCAGCTCGCGCTCGTCGAGGCCTACGCCAAGCGCCAGGGCCTGTGGCACGACCCCTCGGTGGAGCCCGCCTACTCGGAGTACCTCGAGCTGGACCTCTCCACCGTGGTGCCCTCGATCGCCGGCCCCAAGCGCCCGCAGGACCGCATCGTGCTCTCGGCCGCCAAGGAGTCCTTCCGGGAGGTGCTGCCCGCGTACGCCACCGCGCACGAGAGCAGCGAGAACGGCGCGGACACGGCCGGGTCCTTCCCGGCTTCCGATCCTGCCGCGCAGGATTCGGACAACGAGTCCGGCGGCCGCGCCCCCGCGCACGAGCACGTCGCCGGGCGCGCCTCAAGCCCCGTCCAGGTCAAGGGCAAGGACTTCTCGATCGACCACGGCATCGTCTCGATCGCCTCGATCACCTCCTGCACCAACACCTCGAACCCGTCGGTGATGATGGCCGCCGGCCTCCTCGCCCAGAACGCGGTGGATCGCGGCCTGGTCGCCAAGCCGTGGGTGAAGACCTCGATGGCCCCCGGCTCCCAGGTGGTCACGAACTACTACACCAAGGCGGGCCTCTGGCCGGCGCTCGAGTCGCTGGGCTTCCACCTCGTGGGCTACGGCTGCACCACCTGCATCGGCAACTCCGGCCCGCTGGACTCGGAGATCTCCGACGCCATCGCGGAGAAGGATCTCGCCGTCACCGCGGTGCTCTCGGGCAACCGCAACTTCGAGGGCCGCATCAACCCCGACGTGAAGATGAACTACCTGGCCTCGCCGCCGCTGGTCATCGCCTACGCGCTCGCGGGCACCATGGACTTCGACTTCGAGAACGACCCGCTCGGGCAGGACAAGGACGGCGACGACGTCTTCCTGCGCGATATCTGGCCGAACCCGACCGAGGTCGAGAAGGTCATCGCCGAGTCCATCTCCCAGGAGATGTTCACCGACGACTACAAGGACGTCTTCACCGGCGACGAGCGCTGGCGGAACCTCGACACCCCCGAGGGGGCGACCTTTGCGTGGGACGGCGAGTCCACCTACGTGCGCAAGCCCCCGTACTTCGAGGGCATGGAGCTGCAGCCGGAGCCCGTCGAGGACATCTCCGGTGCGCGGGTGCTGGTCAAGGTCGGCGACTCCACCACCACCGACCACATCTCCCCGGCAGGCGCGATCAAGCTGGACTCCCCGGCGGGCCGCTACCTGCAGGAGCACGGTGTGGCGCGCAAGGACTTCAACTCCTATGGCTCTCGCCGCGGCAACCACGAGATCATGATCCGCGGCACGTTCGCGAACATCCGCATCCGCAACCAGCTGCTGGACGGCGTCGAGGGCGGCTACACGAAGAACTTCCTGACCGGTGAGCAGGAGTTCATCTACGACGCGGCACAGGCCTACGCCGAGAAGGACATCCCGCTGGTCGTCCTGGCCGGCAAGGAATACGGCACCGGCTCCTCGCGCGACTGGGCGGCCAAGGGCACCAAGCTCCTCGGCGTCCAGGTCGTCATCGCGGAGAGCTTCGAGCGCATCCACCGCTCGAACCTCATCGGCATGGGCGTGCTGCCGCTGCAGTTCCCCGAGGGGCAGAACGCCGAATCGCTCGGCCTCGACGGCACGGAGACCTTCTCCGTGACCGGCGTGACCGCGATGAACGAGGGCACCACCCCGAAGACCGTCGAGGTCGTCGCCACCAGGGAGGACGGCACCGAGGTGCGGTTCGACGCGGTGGTCCGCATCGACACCCCCGGCGAGGCGGAGTACTTCCGCAACGGCGGCATCCTGCAGTACGTCCTCCGCTCGCTCGTCGCCGCCTGA
- a CDS encoding deoxyxylulose-5-phosphate synthase (PFAM: Transketolase, pyrimidine binding domain; Transketolase, C-terminal domain~TIGRFAM: 1-deoxy-D-xylulose-5-phosphate synthase), whose protein sequence is MSTTQAHIVHTAGDVPDEVGIPADPAALRALPATDLPGLARTLRRRLVEITSRTGGHLGPNLGVVELTIALHREFDSPREAIVFDTGHQAYVHKMLTGRADLEGLRSAGGTSGYPDRRESAHDVVENSHASGSVAWAHGIERAHRLRGEPAVAVAVAGDGALTGGVGLEALNDLGSDLGSRTVVVLNDNTRSYAPTVGGLAGHLRDLRTGGAAAGGEVDGAAARRRPDAETDLFSRLGLTYLGPIDGHDLAALAQAFHEAREAAEDPARAGVVVHVVTRKGAGFERAEADAMDHWHATGPFALEASAGPDDPVPPPADETAPPTTWTARLGSALLEAAEEDERVVAISAAMIDPVGLTPMQRALPERVLDVGIAEQLAVDTAAGLSHGGARPVVSLYSTFLNRAFDQLLLDVALHGEDVTLTLDRAGVTGDDGPSHHGIWDLAVAAQVPGLSLWAPRDGERLTESVPAALGTAGTSIVRFPKGACPAPLPAQEPHAAGDVLCGDPAAEIDVLVVSIGALAHRAVDAAGAVAHGDAEQGESRPGQHRPNIVVLDPVRALPLEEALLDLAAASRAVVTVEDGVAERGIGAALAVRLAQRATRTAPAPLLRVLGVAQEFIPHAKRDAILSENGLDAAGIARTVRTVLA, encoded by the coding sequence GTGTCGACGACTCAGGCGCACATCGTGCACACCGCGGGAGACGTCCCCGACGAGGTCGGGATCCCCGCTGATCCGGCGGCTCTGCGCGCGCTTCCCGCGACGGACCTCCCGGGCCTCGCCCGCACCCTGCGGCGCCGCCTGGTCGAGATCACCTCGCGCACCGGTGGGCACCTGGGCCCCAACCTCGGGGTCGTGGAGCTGACGATCGCGCTGCACCGCGAGTTCGACTCGCCCCGCGAGGCGATCGTCTTCGACACCGGCCATCAGGCATACGTCCACAAGATGCTCACCGGCCGCGCCGACCTCGAGGGGCTGCGCAGCGCCGGCGGGACCTCCGGCTACCCGGACCGGCGCGAATCCGCGCACGACGTGGTCGAGAACTCCCATGCCTCCGGATCGGTCGCGTGGGCTCACGGCATCGAGCGGGCCCATCGTCTCCGCGGCGAGCCGGCCGTCGCCGTCGCCGTCGCCGGGGACGGGGCGCTGACCGGGGGCGTGGGCCTCGAGGCGCTCAACGACCTGGGCTCGGACCTCGGCTCGCGCACCGTGGTGGTGCTCAACGACAACACCCGCTCCTACGCCCCGACGGTCGGAGGGCTCGCGGGCCACCTGCGCGACCTGCGCACGGGTGGCGCTGCTGCCGGCGGCGAGGTCGACGGGGCGGCTGCCCGGCGCCGCCCCGACGCCGAGACCGACCTGTTCAGCCGGCTCGGACTGACCTACCTGGGCCCGATCGACGGGCACGACCTCGCCGCGCTCGCGCAGGCCTTCCACGAAGCGCGCGAGGCGGCGGAGGATCCGGCCCGCGCCGGGGTCGTCGTCCATGTCGTCACCCGCAAGGGGGCCGGCTTCGAGCGGGCCGAGGCCGATGCCATGGACCACTGGCACGCCACCGGCCCCTTCGCGCTCGAGGCATCCGCCGGGCCCGACGATCCGGTGCCGCCACCGGCGGACGAGACCGCGCCGCCGACCACCTGGACCGCCCGGCTGGGCTCGGCGCTGCTCGAGGCCGCCGAGGAGGACGAGCGGGTCGTGGCGATCAGCGCGGCGATGATCGATCCGGTCGGTCTCACGCCGATGCAGCGCGCGCTGCCCGAGCGGGTGCTCGACGTCGGCATCGCCGAGCAGCTCGCCGTGGACACCGCTGCAGGGCTCTCCCACGGGGGCGCCCGCCCCGTGGTCAGCCTCTACTCGACCTTCCTCAACCGTGCCTTCGACCAGCTGCTGCTGGACGTCGCCCTCCACGGGGAGGATGTCACGCTCACGCTCGACCGAGCGGGCGTGACCGGTGACGACGGCCCCAGCCACCACGGCATCTGGGACCTCGCGGTCGCCGCGCAGGTGCCCGGGCTCTCGCTGTGGGCACCGCGCGACGGCGAACGGCTCACCGAGTCCGTGCCGGCAGCGCTGGGCACCGCCGGCACCTCGATCGTGCGCTTCCCCAAGGGCGCCTGCCCCGCGCCGCTGCCCGCGCAGGAGCCGCATGCGGCCGGTGACGTGCTCTGCGGGGATCCCGCCGCCGAGATCGACGTGCTGGTCGTGTCCATCGGCGCGCTCGCGCACCGTGCGGTCGACGCCGCCGGGGCCGTGGCGCACGGCGATGCGGAGCAGGGGGAGAGCAGGCCCGGCCAGCACCGCCCGAACATCGTCGTCCTGGACCCCGTGCGCGCCCTGCCGCTGGAGGAGGCGCTGCTCGATCTCGCCGCAGCCTCTCGCGCGGTGGTCACCGTGGAGGACGGCGTCGCGGAGCGCGGCATCGGCGCGGCCCTCGCAGTGCGGCTCGCCCAGCGGGCCACCCGCACCGCACCTGCGCCCCTCCTGCGGGTGCTCGGGGTCGCGCAGGAGTTCATCCCGCACGCGAAGCGCGACGCGATCCTCAGCGAGAACGGTCTGGACGCCGCGGGGATCGCCCGCACCGTCCGCACCGTGCTGGCCTGA
- a CDS encoding methionine aminopeptidase, type I (PFAM: metallopeptidase family M24~TIGRFAM: methionine aminopeptidase, type I), which produces MILGRRRRGSLHELPTYEQALPAGEFVASVLSHLREVVDVGWNLLDIDAEAHRMIREAGATSCYLDYHPVFGASPFGYVICTSLNDGVLHGRPYDRTLADGDLLSLDFAVEVEGWVADSCLSITVGTPRDEDLQLIRDTEQVMWAGIDQVRAGNTVGDIGHAVMTEAHGLGYSINDRFGGHGVGRTMHEAPFVPNHGTPGGGIELVAGQLITVEPFLVPTTSELVVDERDGWTQLAADGSRGAHAEHTLQVTDGPPLILTARDDDPSPRSSLG; this is translated from the coding sequence ATGATCCTCGGCCGGCGCCGGCGCGGCTCGCTCCACGAGCTGCCCACCTACGAGCAGGCCCTCCCGGCCGGGGAGTTCGTCGCCTCGGTCCTCTCCCATCTGCGGGAGGTCGTCGACGTGGGCTGGAACCTGCTCGACATCGACGCGGAGGCGCACCGGATGATCCGCGAGGCCGGCGCGACCAGCTGCTACCTCGACTACCACCCGGTGTTCGGCGCCTCGCCCTTCGGGTACGTCATCTGCACCTCGCTGAACGACGGGGTGCTGCACGGGCGCCCGTACGATCGGACCCTCGCCGACGGCGACCTGCTCTCCCTCGACTTCGCGGTCGAGGTCGAGGGCTGGGTGGCCGATTCCTGCCTGTCGATCACCGTGGGCACGCCCCGCGACGAGGATCTCCAGCTGATCCGGGACACGGAGCAGGTGATGTGGGCCGGGATCGACCAGGTCCGGGCCGGGAACACCGTGGGCGACATCGGCCACGCGGTGATGACCGAGGCGCACGGGCTCGGCTACTCGATCAACGACCGCTTCGGCGGCCACGGGGTGGGGCGCACCATGCACGAGGCCCCGTTCGTGCCCAACCACGGCACCCCCGGCGGCGGCATCGAGCTCGTGGCCGGGCAGCTGATCACCGTCGAGCCGTTCCTCGTGCCCACCACCTCCGAGCTCGTGGTGGACGAGCGCGATGGCTGGACCCAGCTCGCGGCCGACGGCTCCCGCGGCGCCCACGCGGAGCACACGCTGCAGGTGACCGACGGGCCGCCGCTGATCCTCACCGCCCGGGACGACGACCCCTCTCCGCGCAGCTCGCTGGGCTGA
- a CDS encoding uncharacterized protein required for cytochrome oxidase assembly (PFAM: Cytochrome oxidase assembly protein): MAAVVFWGNLLSQMGIILSGGAVRLTGSGLGCSSWPNCEPGQFTPQLSMASGIHPFVEFGNRSLTGVLSVFAIAVLVVTWRWLGHKGVGFRRLALVPLIGTALQALLGAFVVWLDLHPGLVSPHFLISPLLGAASMVLLVRLYDGDGAARLAVPARALALFVPLAAAGFTVLVLGTIVTGTGPHSGDAGEVTRIALSPIMASRLHAIAVYAFCILLAALLVVLHRARARREAIVAAWWLLVLTLAQGVIGYIQYFLGLPELVVFLHLIGAALFAAAIAWVGARLVTWQDPAPATGTSRPTLDPTEAR, from the coding sequence GTGGCCGCTGTGGTGTTCTGGGGCAACCTCCTCAGCCAGATGGGCATCATCCTCTCCGGCGGCGCGGTGCGGTTGACGGGCAGCGGCCTGGGCTGCTCCTCGTGGCCGAACTGCGAGCCCGGCCAGTTCACGCCGCAGCTGTCGATGGCCTCCGGAATCCACCCCTTCGTGGAGTTCGGCAACCGCTCCCTCACCGGGGTGCTGAGCGTGTTCGCGATCGCGGTGCTGGTCGTGACCTGGCGCTGGCTGGGCCACAAGGGCGTCGGCTTCCGCCGCCTGGCCCTCGTGCCGCTGATCGGCACCGCGCTGCAGGCGCTGCTGGGCGCCTTCGTCGTCTGGCTCGACCTGCACCCCGGCCTGGTGAGCCCGCACTTCCTGATCTCGCCGCTGCTGGGCGCGGCCTCGATGGTGCTGCTGGTGCGCCTCTACGACGGGGACGGCGCGGCGCGGCTGGCGGTCCCGGCCCGTGCCCTCGCGCTGTTCGTGCCGCTCGCGGCGGCCGGCTTCACCGTCCTGGTGCTCGGCACGATCGTCACCGGCACCGGCCCGCACTCGGGCGATGCAGGGGAGGTCACCCGGATCGCGCTGAGCCCGATCATGGCCTCCCGCCTCCACGCGATCGCGGTCTACGCCTTCTGCATCCTGCTCGCAGCGCTGCTGGTGGTGCTGCACCGCGCCCGCGCACGGCGCGAGGCGATCGTCGCCGCCTGGTGGCTGCTCGTGCTGACCCTCGCCCAGGGCGTGATCGGCTACATCCAGTACTTCCTCGGCCTGCCCGAGCTCGTGGTGTTCCTGCACCTCATCGGGGCCGCGCTGTTCGCGGCCGCGATCGCCTGGGTCGGTGCACGCCTGGTCACCTGGCAGGATCCGGCACCCGCCACAGGCACCTCTCGGCCCACCCTCGATCCCACGGAGGCACGATGA
- a CDS encoding ABC-type multidrug transport system, permease component (PFAM: ABC-2 type transporter~TIGRFAM: ABC transporter efflux protein, DrrB family) encodes MTALPDTPAAPRTDRAPRPAPALQRVLAHARMETRILLSNGEQLTVAVALPAMVLIGLWLLPLGRLEGVPAIDTAVAATFATALISTSFTSQAILTGFDRRNGVLRWVATTTLGRGGYLAGKILATLATHVLQVTVLGIIALIIGWRPGLLGLLGAVPIWLVGTIAFGALGLLVAGTLRTEAVLAVSNLVFLLLVSVGGVAFPATAYPRILGGLVDLLPSGALGELMRAALATGPFSPGSALVLLAWAVAGVLAVVRWFRWTDS; translated from the coding sequence ATGACCGCTCTGCCCGACACGCCTGCCGCGCCCCGCACAGACCGCGCCCCGCGCCCCGCGCCCGCGCTGCAGCGCGTGCTCGCCCATGCCCGCATGGAGACCCGCATCCTGCTGTCCAACGGCGAACAGCTGACGGTCGCGGTCGCCCTGCCCGCGATGGTGCTGATCGGCCTGTGGCTGCTCCCGCTCGGCCGGCTCGAGGGCGTACCCGCGATCGACACCGCCGTCGCGGCGACCTTCGCCACCGCGCTGATCTCCACCTCGTTCACCTCGCAGGCGATCCTCACCGGCTTCGACCGGCGCAACGGAGTGCTGCGCTGGGTGGCGACCACAACGCTGGGACGCGGCGGCTACCTCGCCGGCAAGATCCTCGCGACCCTCGCCACGCATGTGCTGCAGGTGACGGTGCTCGGCATCATCGCCCTGATCATCGGCTGGCGCCCGGGCCTCCTGGGCCTCCTCGGCGCGGTCCCGATCTGGCTGGTCGGCACGATCGCCTTCGGAGCGCTGGGGCTGCTCGTGGCCGGCACCCTGCGCACCGAGGCCGTGCTCGCGGTGTCGAACCTGGTCTTCCTGCTGCTGGTGTCCGTCGGCGGTGTCGCCTTCCCCGCCACCGCCTACCCGCGCATCCTGGGCGGCCTGGTGGACCTGCTGCCCTCGGGCGCGCTCGGCGAGCTGATGCGCGCCGCGCTCGCCACCGGGCCCTTCTCCCCCGGCTCCGCCCTCGTCCTGCTCGCCTGGGCGGTCGCCGGCGTGCTCGCCGTCGTGCGCTGGTTCCGCTGGACCGACAGCTGA
- a CDS encoding ABC-type multidrug transport system, ATPase component (PFAM: ABC transporter) → MVRAMDDHSPALVADDLTLSYGSVRALDGLSLIAERGAVTALLGPNGAGKTTAISCATGLLRPDSGTVRVLGADPWRSSPEHRARVGVMIQDGGLTSGASAMQLLRYGASLHANPLDADEVAEHLGIDDFARTLVRRLSGGQRQRLALALAIIGRPDLVFLDEPTAGMDPSIRRRVRELIRALARTGTAVVLTTHLMDDVVGLADAVRVISRGRVLASGSVQEVISDHRAPDGAVVVQATATGVAPESVPSLEADLRAAAARHGASIEIATGGAADLESVLLDLMDEDGRDEDGHSERAAGPAASTPTAAAAASAATAGTAETAPTQEHRR, encoded by the coding sequence ATGGTGCGCGCCATGGACGACCACTCCCCCGCCCTCGTCGCCGACGACCTCACCCTCAGCTACGGCTCCGTCCGCGCGCTGGACGGGCTGAGCCTCATCGCCGAGCGCGGCGCCGTCACCGCGCTGCTCGGTCCCAACGGCGCCGGGAAGACCACCGCCATCTCCTGCGCCACCGGGCTGCTCCGCCCCGACTCCGGCACCGTGCGGGTGCTCGGCGCGGACCCCTGGCGCTCGAGCCCCGAGCACCGGGCCCGCGTGGGGGTGATGATCCAGGACGGCGGCCTCACCTCCGGCGCCAGTGCGATGCAGCTGCTGCGCTACGGGGCGAGCCTGCACGCGAACCCGCTCGACGCCGACGAGGTGGCCGAGCACCTCGGCATCGACGACTTCGCGCGCACCCTGGTGCGGCGGCTCTCGGGCGGCCAGCGCCAGCGCCTGGCCCTCGCGCTGGCCATCATCGGTCGACCGGATCTGGTCTTCCTCGACGAGCCGACCGCCGGCATGGACCCCTCGATCCGCCGCCGGGTGCGGGAGCTGATCCGCGCCCTCGCCCGCACCGGGACCGCCGTGGTGCTCACCACCCATCTGATGGACGACGTGGTGGGCCTGGCCGATGCGGTCCGCGTGATCTCCCGGGGTCGCGTGCTCGCCTCCGGCAGCGTCCAGGAGGTGATCAGCGATCACCGCGCGCCCGACGGCGCGGTGGTGGTGCAGGCGACGGCCACCGGGGTCGCGCCCGAGTCCGTGCCCTCCCTCGAGGCCGACCTGCGCGCAGCAGCAGCCCGTCACGGAGCCTCGATCGAGATCGCCACGGGCGGCGCGGCCGATCTCGAATCCGTGCTGCTGGATCTGATGGACGAGGACGGACGGGACGAGGACGGCCACTCGGAGCGCGCGGCCGGCCCCGCTGCCTCCACGCCGACAGCCGCTGCTGCCGCGTCCGCCGCGACCGCTGGGACTGCGGAGACCGCCCCGACCCAGGAGCACCGCCGATGA
- a CDS encoding predicted glutathione S-transferase codes for MTAEDPTPTTPAEEHSTRGAYVAIGESFDRDMNYIDDRITRDGRDGWPVEAGRYRLVAARACPWANRTLISRRLLGLETALSVGMPGPTHDKRSWTFDLDEGGVDPVLGYERLQQAYFARFPDYPRGITVPAVVDVSSRAVVTNDFQQITLDFATEWTAHHREGAPDLYPEAQREEIDALNRWMLHHVNNGVYKTGFAGSQEVYEKEYRALWAALDELEERLGRSRYLMGPSITEADVRLFPTLIRFDPVYHGHFKANRQTLASMPNLWNYTKDLFTTPGFGDTVDFAQIKRHYYYVHEDINPTQVVPLGPALEPLLEGHDRDRFDTDTWGPQGTAPGAPLAAEVVDPAHTPLHVTGR; via the coding sequence ATGACCGCCGAGGACCCGACCCCCACCACCCCCGCCGAGGAGCACTCCACCCGCGGCGCCTATGTCGCGATCGGGGAGTCCTTCGACCGCGACATGAACTACATCGACGACCGCATCACCCGCGACGGCCGTGACGGCTGGCCCGTCGAGGCGGGCCGCTACCGGCTCGTCGCGGCACGCGCGTGCCCCTGGGCCAACCGCACCCTCATCTCCCGCCGCCTGCTCGGCCTCGAGACCGCCCTGTCCGTGGGCATGCCCGGCCCCACCCATGACAAGCGCTCCTGGACCTTCGACCTCGACGAGGGCGGAGTCGACCCCGTGCTCGGCTACGAGCGGCTCCAGCAGGCCTACTTCGCCCGGTTCCCCGACTATCCGCGCGGCATCACCGTGCCGGCCGTCGTCGACGTGTCCAGCCGCGCCGTCGTCACCAACGACTTCCAGCAGATCACCCTCGACTTCGCCACCGAGTGGACCGCGCACCACCGCGAGGGCGCACCAGATCTGTACCCCGAGGCCCAGCGGGAGGAGATCGACGCGCTGAACCGGTGGATGCTCCATCACGTGAACAACGGCGTCTACAAGACGGGCTTCGCGGGATCGCAGGAGGTCTACGAGAAGGAGTACCGCGCCCTGTGGGCGGCGCTCGACGAGCTCGAGGAGCGCCTGGGCCGCAGCCGATACCTCATGGGCCCCTCGATCACGGAGGCCGATGTGAGGCTCTTCCCCACCCTGATCCGCTTCGACCCCGTCTACCACGGCCACTTCAAGGCGAACCGCCAGACGCTGGCGAGCATGCCGAACCTGTGGAACTACACCAAGGACCTGTTCACGACCCCTGGATTCGGGGACACCGTCGACTTCGCACAGATCAAGCGCCACTACTACTACGTGCACGAGGACATCAACCCCACGCAGGTGGTGCCGCTGGGCCCGGCCCTCGAGCCGCTGCTCGAGGGGCACGACCGCGACCGCTTCGACACCGACACCTGGGGTCCGCAGGGCACGGCTCCGGGCGCCCCGCTCGCGGCCGAGGTGGTCGACCCGGCGCACACCCCGCTGCACGTGACCGGCCGCTGA